The DNA region ATCCGTTCCAATTCTTTAAAATACTCATCGCGTGCTGCCAGATTATCAGAATCTCCTTCCCCGGCCCAGTGCCACCAGTTCAAATCACCTGCGTGGAAAACAGAAGCTTTCGGATGGTTAATTAAAAATGATCCCCCCACATCAGTGGATCCGAACATCTTGATTCGAAAATATTTTGTCACCATAAAATCTCCCACTTCCATGCAGTGGAGCATCTCATGATTTCTAAGCGTCAGTGTGCAGTCACGATGGATGAAATATCCTTCTGCCCGGCTTTCGAACCGATTAATCTCAGGATTAAAGTGATCCGCATGAAAATGACTCACAAAAAAATACAGCGGTTTTGATGAGACCTCACAAAGGTCATCCAACTTTCCTTCAGGATCCATGTAGTAATCAAAAACAAGAATACAGTCTTCCAGCTCACAGATGAACCCGCTATGGTGAAGATAGGTAATTTTAAATGTCCCCAAGACAACCTCCACAAAACAGAACTTATGTTTTCTATCGAAATATTTTTATAACAGTATAGATTTTTACTTGGATGTATAATTTCTTCTGACATCATATAATAAATTATAGCATAAGCTAATCTTGAAAAATAAAAGAAAATAGTGTTCCCGCCTGTATTCTTTACGCATTTTTAAGGCTGGTTCTCTCAGGAAAATTCGTCTTTCTTACCAGGGAAACAAATGCTGTCTTTCTTTCAATGAAACTTTGACATATCCTTATTTTCCTGTAAAATAAAATCTGTCTACCCAGGGGAGAAATGTCACTATGGTCACACATGATATTAAGAACCACAAATTTAAAATCGAATCACTGAAAGGCCTCTCCTGCCTTGAATATGATTTAACAGGTCATATCTTTACTGTACTCCATACCATCGTTCCGGCCGCATTATCCGGAAAGGGTTTAGCCGCCCAGCTCGCCGAAGCCGCCTATAGCTGGGCTGTCAAAAATCGGTATACAGTTCGTTCTGACTGCACTTACATGACCGCTTGGATGAAGCGGCATGAAAGATAAATTCTTTTCGGTTTAAACCGGAAAAACACCTACGGCTCTCTTTCTTATTTTTATGATTAAGGTTTTCTATGTACCCCACTTCGATATTCCAGTCTGCTGAACTAAGCATCGACGATAAAAATAAGCTGAATATGGTCATCAATCATCTCTTATTTTTGATGCGCATAAAATCAGTTTCTCTGTATGAGCACTCTCAGCGTGTCTCCAATTTAGCAGCAGCTACTGCCATTTACATGCGCCTTACCGCCAATGAAATCACGCTTATCCGCAATGCCGGCCTGCTTCATGACATCGGTCTCATCTGTGTACCCAACCATGTGCTGACCAATTACCCCTATGTCTCCAAAAGAGACATCCAGGTCTATAAAAGACATCCTGACTTAGGAGCTAACATACTGGAGTCCTGTCCCGGCATGGAGGATCTCATTCCTCTTATTCGTTTCCACCATGAACGTTGGGATGGCACAGGATATCCGAAACATCTGAAAAAGATCAATATTCCTTTGGGGGCCAGAATTATTGCGCTGGCCTCTTACTATGACGATGTTATTTTTTCTTCGCCCAACTTTAAACATAAAGACCGGCCGGAAGTTTCCCGTGCCATCTTCAGCGGATCCGGAATCCTTTTCGATCCCGATGTAGTTTCCGCATTTTTAAATGTAGTCTTCCATAATCTGAAAATAGGATAATTAAGTTTCATGAAGCATCTTAAAAAAAATCAATATGTACCGGGGCCTTGTATTCCGATTTTACATTTCCACATAAAATCCGCCTGCAGTTTGACATCTATATATCAAGCTGCAGGCGGATTTTTCATTTTATCGTTTTTTGAACCATGGATGGTTTGTACGTTTGAACCGCCACCGCCTTTTACTCCAGGGGCTTACAGGGCGCCATACGACATTTCTATGATGTTCTTTATTCAATCCCGTAATATCAGGTGCTGGTTTAAATCCTTTATTTTTTTGTCTTTTCAGAAGATTTCCCAACAGTTTCCTGAGAAAATTCACTGCCTTCAATAGCCCCTCCCTTTGCATTACGATCTTTTGCCCGAATTTGAGCGGCCCGTTCTTCCGTTTTCGTACGAAAATCATCCACATACCCCAGAATATCGGCTTTGGCACGGTTGGCAGCAGCAAAAACATTTCTTCTGTAATCGTCTGCCCTCGCATTCACCTTCTCTTTCAATTCATTTGCTTTATCCTGCGCAATTTCAGTCTGGGTACGAACTTGTTCCTTCAATTTATCTGCCTGGACTTTTGCTTCCTGCATCTGGATTCTCGCTTGGGCTTTCAGTTTTTCCGATTTCAGTTTGGCCTGTTCAGCCCGAATTTCCGATTGGCGCCTCATTTCTTCTTTTTTCTTCTGCAATTCCTCCATCTGTTCTTTTGCCTGCTCTTTCATCTCAGAAGCTTTTTGCCGTGCCTCTTCCTGAAGTTTTCTTGACTTCACTCTGGCAACAGCACGCAAATTTTTTGCTGTCTTTTCGGCTGTTTCCTTTGCTATTTCTGCTGCGCCAATAGTAGTGTATTTTGCTTTTTCAATCTGTTCATCAGTCATCCCGGCTTTTTTCAAGGCTGTAACAAGCTGTTCACCCAGAAGGTTAAACGTATCTACCAGCTGGTCTGCCAGTTTATCCACAGCTTCATGCGCTTTTTCAGGATATACATCGTCAACTGTCTTTTTAATTTCTTTCGTAAAATCTCTCTTTTCATCGCCAAGGGGAATATCCTTTTCAGGATTTTCTTTAATTTCTCCAACCAGCGTATTACCCTCCGCTCGTCCTTCTTCAAAGACCGCCTTATAGGGTCTCGTATCATCAGGCATTCCGTCTTTAATCCAACGGACGGCCGCTTTTCCCAATCCATAAGTTACGGAAATCCCGATGGGAATCTGGATAAACGGAATCGGTAAAAGTGTAGCAACGGTTGTGCCGACAACGGTTGCCCCTAAAGAACCGATAAAGGAAAGAACCGCTTTCTGCGGAACATCTACTCCATAAACGCTTCCAATTTTAGAAATCATGTATACTTCATTGGCAATAAGAGACACCGTCCCCAAAAGTGGAGCCGCCACGATCACGCCTGCGCGGGCAGCCGCCCAGTGAATCAAACCTTCCGCCTCTTTATCACGATCATCAATAAAGGTAACTTCCACATCAGCTTCCGGTGTTTCAAGGTGAACTTCGGGCACATTCTCCATATCTTCCGCTGTGGCCTCAACAGATTCTTTCACCTCTTGCACAGCCTCCTTCGCAGCACCGACTGCTGTTTTTTTTATTTCTTCCACACTCTTGTCTCCGTTCATCATGCCCTCCTGTCTTTTCGGCTCAGCCGATTACATTTATGCCGCTTACGGCTTAATTATACTAAATCAACATTTCCTTATCTATGACCATTATATCCTTTATCAGAACAAAATCATACTTACCAGTCCGTCAATCCTCCATCGACAGGAATAACCGCACCTGTCATATAAGAAGACTTTTCGGAAATAAGGAAGGCAATCACCTGCCCTATTTCTTCTGCATCGGCAATTCGCATAAGAGGATACCAATTTTTCATTTCATTTATCGAACCGCCGTAAGTTTGAAGCTGCTTTTCCAAAAGAGGCGTCGCCACGTCTCCGGGACAAACCACATTGGCCCGCACGTTATCCACTGCCAATTCAAGCGCCAACGAACGGGTAAAAGCGGTAACCGCCCCTTTCGTCGCGCTGTACAAGCTGCACTGTACATTTCCCTGAATGGCAGCATCGGAAGCCACCGTTACAATGCTCCCTCCATGCATACGTAAGAACGGGACAGCTGCGCGGAGTAATTTTATTGTACCGAAAATGTTTACTTCAAAGAATTTCTGCATTTCTTCGTCTGTTACATTATCCAAAAGACCTTCCGTATAAATACCGGCACAGGACACGACGCCTCTGATTTCTCCAAAGGATGCAGCCTTTTCAATTGCGTTTTTCACTATCCTTGTATTTGTCACATCACAGGGAATAAAGATGCTGCCTTGAGCTTCTTCCTGCGCCCCGCGCCCCTTACTCATGTCTCGACCGAGCAGAATTGTTTTCCACCCTTCTGACGCAAGGATTTTTGCCGTAGCCAATCCGATTCCCGATGTACCGCCGGAAATAATAACTACTTTGTTTTTTTCCATCTTACCACCTTAACAAAGACGATACATAAACAAATTCGATTCCCTGCGCCTGAAGCTGTGGGACAATATCGCGAAATACCGCTGCCGTATGAGGGCGGCAATGCCCAATGATAATATAGCTGCCGCGGGCTTTCGCCCGATTGGCCCCTTCCTGTATCATCGCCCGGATTTCACCTTCATCGGCAGAATTATCCACAAATAAATCATTCCTTGCATAGGGAACGCCATATGAGGCTGCCGCACTGTCAGCCGCAGTCGTGGTATTGGTACGGCTATCAAAAAAGAACAGCCCTCTGTGTGAAAGTTCATTCATTACAACACGCATGACCCTGGCATCAGTGGTGGCTCTTGAGCCTTGATGATTATTGATTCCCACCGCCTGCGGTATTTGTTCAAGCGATTCTTTCAGCATATATCGTATCGCTTCATCACTCATGGATGTTAATATGGTCTTTTCTTCCATGCCCGAACCTGAAACCGGCTCCATGGGCTGATGAAGAATAACAGGCATTCCATAACGGGACCATTCCGCTGCCGCTTCTGATGTGTACATTTTATTCGGCATAACGGCAAGCGTCAAAGGGACTCCAATCTCTTCATATATCCGCTGCGATTCCAAATCAAGTCCTGCATCATCTATAACTACCGCTAAACGGCCGGTCACCGACGAGGAGTTTCCTCCCGCTTTTTTCTCCGCCGGTTCTCTCTGCTTCGCTGCAGATGCCTTTAGTCGCGTATCAGAAGGGTTCTTTTCCTCACGCTTTGTAAGGATGTTATTTCCATCGCCGTTGTTTCCTTTATTTTCCCCGCCTTTAAGTCTATTCATGAACTCTTTGATAATGGACTGTGGCTCTTTCTTCACCTCTTCCACTCTGCCGCCGCTTTTCCCTTTTCCATCTCTTTCAGAAGACTCCTCGCCAAAAAGATGATGGATCGCAGTATTCACCGAAACCATTGTTTCTTTTTCATCAGAAAAAGGATGTGCCACCGTGCAAGATGCCACCGATATGACAACTAAGAAAAACAGTAAAAGTAACAGGGAATGCCCTCTACTCTTCTTTCTTCGGCGGACAACTTTTCGTTTCCCTGTAAAAGATGTTCTTTTCAATGTTCTTTTTCTCTCTGCCATTTTATCTCCATCGTGAATTTATTTCCTTAATTATAATCAAACTATCTCTATTCATAAACCCCTTTCAGGAAAATGATATAATCAATTACAGAAAGGATGTGCTTCTATGAAACTTGTGATTCTTAATAAAATTTCAGAAGAAAAATTGACAGAATTTCGGAATGCCGTTCCCGGATCCGTTATAGAGTCATACCCATCTCCCTGTGACGCACTCTCTCATGTATCGGATGCCGATGCGATCGCCATGTGGGGATTTCAAAATGTGCAGCCTTTTCTGGAAGCATCACCCCATGTTCGCTGGATTCATTCTCTGTCAGATGGTGTAGAACACCTTCTTACAAAAGATATGTTAAAAAGGCCCATTATACTGACAAACTCTCACGGCATCCATGACCACGCTGTTGCCGATCATACATTAGCGCTTCTCTTGAGTCTGGTACGCTGCCTTCCCATCATGATCCGCCAACAAGATCAAAAAATTTGGAAACGGCCGAAAACGGATTCCCTTTACCAAAAGACTGTTGCCATCATTGGTTATGGCAGCATCGGAAAAGCAATCGCCCAACGGATAAAAGGTTTCAACACAAAAATACTTGCTGTAAAAAAACATATATCTGATGACCCTTTCACCGACCAAGTCTACACGGCAGATCAGATAAAAGACGTTCTCCCGAAGGCAGACATCACCATTGCTGCTTTGCCTTCCACCCCCGAAACAAATGAGTTCTTCGGAAAAAAAGAATTTTCTCTGATGAAAAAAACTTCTTTCTTCATCAATATCGCAAGAGCTTCCGTAGTAAATGAAAACGCGCTGGTGGAAGCGCTTTCGGAACATCGTATTGCCGGCGCTGCGCTAGACGTATTTGAAAAAGAACCGCTGCCGGAAAACCATCCTTTCTGGTCCATGGAAAATGTTATCATCAGTCCGCATTCTGCTTCTTTCACGCCGGACTCATGGAACCATGTGCTTGAATTACTGAAAAATAATTTTATCGCTTTCTCTAAAGGCGAAAAACTTACTAATGAAATAAATAAGACGAAAGGCTACTAAACTCTGTACTATAAAAATCCATGCTGTCAATTGCATGGATTTTTATAGTGTTATTTTTATTGTTTATTTCACAGTCAGATAAGATTTCAACGCTTCTGCAAGACGCCTGATGCCTTCGACAGTTTTTTCGTCATCATTGTAAGAGAAATTCAGCCGGAAATAATTCCTTTTGCCGGAGGCAGGGAAGAAACTGTCTCCCGGCACATAAGCTACTTTTCTTTTGATTGCCTCCGCGAAGAGGTCCCGCGCATCACAGCCGTCCGGTAATTCTACCCAAAGGAACAGACCTCCATGGGGATAGGTACACTTTACATCAGCAGGGAAATGTTTTTTTATTGCGTCACACATGACATCACGTCGATGAGCGTATAATCTGCAATTTTCCTCGACATGTCTTTCAAAGTCATAATTCTGCATGTAGAGTGCCACTTCACGCTGTGTAACGGAAGGTGTATGAAGGTCGGTGGATCCTTTAACCAGATCCATTTTAGCAAGGATATCATCATTGCAGACCATCCATGCCAAACGCATTCCCGGTGCCAGCGTTTTTGAAAAAGTACCGGAATACATAACTAAATGCTTTGGATCCATAGAAATTAAAGGCGCAATTTCTTCTCCTTCAAAGCGAAGATCACCATAAGGATTATCTTCAAATACAGGAATCTCATACTTTGTTGCCAATTCCATCAATTTCCGGCGGCGTTCCAATGACCAGCAAATACCCGTAGGATTCTGATAATTGGGAATTACATAAATAAATTTTACTCTTTCCGTCGTTTGGATAAGCTTTTCCAATTCTTCTGGAATCATTCCTTCCCCATCAGTAGGAACTTCCACGAATTTAGGCTGCTCCAATGCAAATGCCCCGATAGCACCAAGATAAGAAGGGCTCTCAATAAGAACAACGTCATCCTTATCAAGGAATACGCGGCCGGTAATATCTAATCCCTGTTGGGATCCTGTAACAATCATGATATTCTTTGCGGAAATTTCCGTCATACCCATGGGAACATACATACGGTTCATGCGGGCGGCAATAGCTTCACGAAGCCCCATAAATCCTAAAGACGGACCATACTGCATAGCACCGGCTCCGTCTTCCTGTCTGACTTTAACTGCCACCTCTTCCAGTTCCTTCAGGGGAAACGTTATAGGTGCAGGAAGCCCGCCCGCAAAAGAAATAATATCCGGCTGGGCTGTCAATGCCAGCAACGGACCAAGGTCCGAGCCTTTCATCTTGCCAAGTACTTCAGAAAAACGAATCGCCATAGTACATCTCTCCTTTACTTCACGCATCATTCATCGAAATGCTTTCCTCATAAAATATCTTCAAACGAAGTTCATGAAAATACATTATGAATACATGTATTGTAAGTCTCTTATATTATAGTGTCAATTCAAATATGCATGAGAACCAAAATAAAAGCATAAGAACACTTGTCCCCATGCTTCCGGCTATACTTCTAAAATCTGTTTGGCTCTCTTTATATCTTCTTCAATCTGCCTGCACAGTGCCTCTATATCAGGAAACTGCTTTTCTTCGCGAATCTTCTCAATCCATTCCAATGCAAAAGGAGCATCATAAATCTTTTCATCAAAGGAGAATATAAATGTTTCTATGGATCTTTCTTTGTTTCCAAAAGTCGGATTGGTTCCCACATTTGTTACAGAAGGATATTGTCTCCCTCTAATAAAAGCCCGTGTCGCAT from Dialister invisus DSM 15470 includes:
- a CDS encoding SDR family NAD(P)-dependent oxidoreductase, giving the protein MEKNKVVIISGGTSGIGLATAKILASEGWKTILLGRDMSKGRGAQEEAQGSIFIPCDVTNTRIVKNAIEKAASFGEIRGVVSCAGIYTEGLLDNVTDEEMQKFFEVNIFGTIKLLRAAVPFLRMHGGSIVTVASDAAIQGNVQCSLYSATKGAVTAFTRSLALELAVDNVRANVVCPGDVATPLLEKQLQTYGGSINEMKNWYPLMRIADAEEIGQVIAFLISEKSSYMTGAVIPVDGGLTDW
- a CDS encoding MBL fold metallo-hydrolase; this encodes MGTFKITYLHHSGFICELEDCILVFDYYMDPEGKLDDLCEVSSKPLYFFVSHFHADHFNPEINRFESRAEGYFIHRDCTLTLRNHEMLHCMEVGDFMVTKYFRIKMFGSTDVGGSFLINHPKASVFHAGDLNWWHWAGEGDSDNLAARDEYFKELERIPRVSMNIVFFPVDARQAVAREWGVKAFLEKFDVSTALVPMHAFGIRWSPSYEFRWRFPDIPLWIPKAEGDVYVGEVK
- a CDS encoding PLP-dependent aminotransferase family protein — protein: MAIRFSEVLGKMKGSDLGPLLALTAQPDIISFAGGLPAPITFPLKELEEVAVKVRQEDGAGAMQYGPSLGFMGLREAIAARMNRMYVPMGMTEISAKNIMIVTGSQQGLDITGRVFLDKDDVVLIESPSYLGAIGAFALEQPKFVEVPTDGEGMIPEELEKLIQTTERVKFIYVIPNYQNPTGICWSLERRRKLMELATKYEIPVFEDNPYGDLRFEGEEIAPLISMDPKHLVMYSGTFSKTLAPGMRLAWMVCNDDILAKMDLVKGSTDLHTPSVTQREVALYMQNYDFERHVEENCRLYAHRRDVMCDAIKKHFPADVKCTYPHGGLFLWVELPDGCDARDLFAEAIKRKVAYVPGDSFFPASGKRNYFRLNFSYNDDEKTVEGIRRLAEALKSYLTVK
- a CDS encoding HD-GYP domain-containing protein, translated to MYPTSIFQSAELSIDDKNKLNMVINHLLFLMRIKSVSLYEHSQRVSNLAAATAIYMRLTANEITLIRNAGLLHDIGLICVPNHVLTNYPYVSKRDIQVYKRHPDLGANILESCPGMEDLIPLIRFHHERWDGTGYPKHLKKINIPLGARIIALASYYDDVIFSSPNFKHKDRPEVSRAIFSGSGILFDPDVVSAFLNVVFHNLKIG
- a CDS encoding divergent polysaccharide deacetylase family protein, with protein sequence MAERKRTLKRTSFTGKRKVVRRRKKSRGHSLLLLLFFLVVISVASCTVAHPFSDEKETMVSVNTAIHHLFGEESSERDGKGKSGGRVEEVKKEPQSIIKEFMNRLKGGENKGNNGDGNNILTKREEKNPSDTRLKASAAKQREPAEKKAGGNSSSVTGRLAVVIDDAGLDLESQRIYEEIGVPLTLAVMPNKMYTSEAAAEWSRYGMPVILHQPMEPVSGSGMEEKTILTSMSDEAIRYMLKESLEQIPQAVGINNHQGSRATTDARVMRVVMNELSHRGLFFFDSRTNTTTAADSAAASYGVPYARNDLFVDNSADEGEIRAMIQEGANRAKARGSYIIIGHCRPHTAAVFRDIVPQLQAQGIEFVYVSSLLRW
- a CDS encoding GNAT family N-acetyltransferase, yielding MVTHDIKNHKFKIESLKGLSCLEYDLTGHIFTVLHTIVPAALSGKGLAAQLAEAAYSWAVKNRYTVRSDCTYMTAWMKRHER
- a CDS encoding D-2-hydroxyacid dehydrogenase; the protein is MKLVILNKISEEKLTEFRNAVPGSVIESYPSPCDALSHVSDADAIAMWGFQNVQPFLEASPHVRWIHSLSDGVEHLLTKDMLKRPIILTNSHGIHDHAVADHTLALLLSLVRCLPIMIRQQDQKIWKRPKTDSLYQKTVAIIGYGSIGKAIAQRIKGFNTKILAVKKHISDDPFTDQVYTADQIKDVLPKADITIAALPSTPETNEFFGKKEFSLMKKTSFFINIARASVVNENALVEALSEHRIAGAALDVFEKEPLPENHPFWSMENVIISPHSASFTPDSWNHVLELLKNNFIAFSKGEKLTNEINKTKGY